The following are encoded in a window of Spea bombifrons isolate aSpeBom1 chromosome 2, aSpeBom1.2.pri, whole genome shotgun sequence genomic DNA:
- the LOC128472477 gene encoding trefoil factor 2-like has protein sequence MARGALVPALISLLLALCLLRGEAGPALPEARCAVAPRDRTECGYPGISKAECLARGCCFDTTVPEVVWCFDAPRPVALEIEGYPKASGTQHRCSQTINISWRFTVKQIKPQVFFFSPARYMPCHRPN, from the exons ATGGCGCGCGGCGCTCTCGTCCCTGCGCTGATATCTCTGCTCCTCGCCCTCTGTCTCCTCCGGGGCGAGGCCGGTCCTGCGCTGC CCGAAGCGCGATGTGCCGTGGCCCCGCGGGACAGGACGGAGTGCGGCTATCCAGGGATCAGTAAGGCGGAATGTCTCGCCAGAGGCTGCTGCTTCGACACCACAGTTCCGGAAGTCGTTTGGTGTTTCGACGCCCCGAGACCCGTGGCTTTGGAAATCGAAG GTTATCCTAAAGCAAGCGGAACGCAGCACCGGTGCTCTCAGACTATCAATATATCATGGAGGTTCACAGTCAAGCAGATCAAGCCCCAGGTCTTCTTCTTCTCCCCAGCTCGGTACATGCCGTGCCACCGGCCAAACTAG